The Streptomyces sp. NBC_00162 genome window below encodes:
- the lysS gene encoding lysine--tRNA ligase — protein MAQSSTETDWVSRFADEVIAEAERRAPGKPVVVASGLSPSGPIHLGNLREVMTPHLVADEIRRRGIEVRHLISWDDYDRYRKVPKGIPGVDEETYGQYIGRPLTAVPAPAGSEYGSWAEHFKAAMVEALAELGVEYDPISQTEQYTSGAYREQVLHAMKHRGDIDAVLDQYRTKQKPGGKKPQQKQVDEAELEAAEGSGAAAEDDGSAGEGGYFPYKPYCAECGKDFTKVTSYDDETTELTYVCTEDEFTETVKLSEFNRGKLVWKVDWPMRWAFEGVVFEPSGVDHSSPGSSFQVGGQIVHIFGGEQPIGPMYAFVGISGMAKMSSSKGGVPTPADALKIMEPQLLRWLYARRRPNQSFKIAFDQEIQRLYDEWDKLESKVADGSVLPADAAAHARAVRVASHELPRTPRPMPYRTLASVVDITAGHDEQTLRILSDLEPEKPLTSLDEVRPRLDRAENWITTQVPADQRTLVREEPDAELLSSLDDEGRASLRLLLEGLDSHWSLDGLTTLVYGVPKVMAGLEPDAKPTPELKVAQRTFFALLYRLLVTRETGPRLPTLLLAVGADRVRKLLAV, from the coding sequence GTGGCTCAGAGCAGCACCGAGACCGACTGGGTCTCCCGTTTCGCGGACGAGGTCATCGCCGAGGCGGAGCGCCGAGCACCCGGCAAACCTGTCGTCGTCGCGTCCGGACTCTCCCCCTCCGGCCCGATCCACCTGGGCAACCTCCGCGAGGTCATGACCCCGCACCTGGTCGCGGACGAGATCCGCCGCCGGGGCATCGAGGTCCGGCACCTGATCTCGTGGGACGACTACGACCGCTACCGCAAGGTGCCCAAGGGCATCCCCGGCGTGGACGAGGAGACCTACGGTCAGTACATCGGCCGCCCGCTGACGGCCGTCCCCGCCCCGGCCGGGTCGGAGTACGGCAGCTGGGCCGAGCACTTCAAGGCCGCCATGGTCGAGGCGCTGGCCGAGCTGGGCGTCGAGTACGACCCGATCAGCCAGACCGAGCAGTACACCTCCGGCGCCTACCGCGAGCAGGTACTGCACGCGATGAAGCACCGCGGTGACATCGACGCCGTGCTCGACCAGTACCGCACCAAGCAGAAGCCGGGCGGCAAGAAGCCCCAGCAGAAGCAGGTCGACGAGGCCGAGCTCGAGGCCGCCGAGGGCTCCGGCGCGGCCGCCGAGGACGACGGCAGCGCCGGCGAGGGCGGGTACTTCCCGTACAAGCCGTACTGCGCCGAGTGCGGCAAGGACTTCACCAAGGTCACCTCGTACGACGACGAGACGACCGAGCTGACCTACGTCTGCACCGAGGACGAGTTCACCGAGACGGTCAAGCTCAGCGAGTTCAACCGCGGCAAGCTGGTCTGGAAGGTCGACTGGCCGATGCGCTGGGCCTTCGAGGGCGTCGTCTTCGAGCCCTCCGGCGTCGACCACTCCTCGCCCGGCTCGTCCTTCCAGGTCGGCGGCCAGATCGTGCACATCTTCGGCGGCGAGCAGCCGATCGGTCCGATGTACGCGTTCGTGGGCATCAGCGGCATGGCGAAGATGTCCTCCAGCAAGGGCGGGGTCCCGACCCCGGCCGACGCGCTGAAGATCATGGAGCCGCAGCTGCTGCGCTGGCTGTACGCGCGCCGCCGCCCGAACCAGTCCTTCAAGATCGCCTTCGACCAGGAGATCCAGCGGCTCTACGACGAGTGGGACAAGCTGGAGTCGAAGGTGGCGGACGGCTCCGTGCTGCCCGCCGACGCGGCCGCGCACGCGCGTGCCGTACGGGTCGCCTCGCACGAGCTGCCCCGCACCCCGCGCCCCATGCCGTACCGGACGCTCGCCTCGGTCGTCGACATCACCGCCGGCCACGACGAGCAGACCCTGCGCATCCTGAGCGACCTGGAGCCGGAGAAGCCGCTCACCTCGCTCGACGAGGTACGGCCGCGCCTGGACCGCGCGGAGAACTGGATCACCACCCAGGTCCCCGCCGACCAGCGGACCCTCGTACGCGAGGAGCCCGACGCGGAGCTGCTGTCGTCCCTGGACGACGAGGGGCGCGCGTCGCTGCGGCTGCTGCTCGAGGGGCTGGACTCGCACTGGTCCCTGGACGGGCTCACCACGCTGGTCTACGGCGTGCCGAAGGTGATGGCCGGGCTCGAGCCCGACGCCAAGCCGACGCCCGAGCTCAAGGTCGCGCAGCGGACGTTCTTCGCGCTGCTGTACCGGCTCCTCGTGACCCGGGAGACCGGGCCGCGACTGCCCACGCTGCTGCTGGCCGTGGGCGCCGACCGGGTGCGCAAGCTGCTCGCGGTCTGA
- a CDS encoding YnfA family protein, with amino-acid sequence MLIARSAALFALAALLEIGGAWLVWQGVREHKGWAWIGAGVIALGLYGFVATLQPQGDFARVLAAYGGVFVAGSLVWGMVADGYRPDRWDVAGALVCLAGMAVIMYVPRGR; translated from the coding sequence ATGCTCATCGCCCGCTCGGCCGCCCTCTTCGCCCTCGCCGCCCTCCTGGAGATCGGCGGCGCCTGGCTCGTCTGGCAGGGCGTCCGCGAGCACAAGGGCTGGGCCTGGATCGGCGCCGGTGTCATCGCCCTCGGCCTCTACGGCTTCGTCGCCACCCTCCAGCCCCAAGGCGACTTCGCCCGCGTCCTCGCCGCCTACGGCGGGGTCTTCGTCGCCGGATCCCTCGTCTGGGGCATGGTCGCCGACGGCTACCGCCCCGACCGCTGGGACGTCGCCGGAGCCCTCGTCTGCCTCGCCGGCATGGCCGTGATCATGTACGTTCCGCGGGGCCGCTGA
- a CDS encoding DUF3558 family protein, whose protein sequence is MHRSASRLTRVLACAAVPVILTVAGCSSDSGKDSGSNGGKKTDSSASGKPSAKPSATLEKATYGTLPDPCKAVQTPTIDTLVPEAKDKNGTASKSNDLASRASCSWNGLDEDGLKGSQYRWLAIYFSRHDSQASLGSANKRAEEQYTKQIEAAKATEGAQNLKAEEAGGIGDQATSVVYSVKKDVDSFNTTIVARTQNVVVTLDYNGAAYEGAGAPDQAKLLQDAIAAAKEAVASVDAANKQAEQPQSPQPQQ, encoded by the coding sequence ATGCACCGATCAGCCTCGCGCCTCACCCGCGTTCTCGCCTGCGCAGCCGTCCCGGTGATCCTCACCGTCGCCGGGTGCTCGTCCGACTCGGGCAAGGACTCGGGCTCGAACGGCGGCAAGAAGACCGACTCCTCCGCTTCCGGCAAGCCCAGCGCGAAGCCCTCCGCGACGCTGGAGAAGGCGACGTACGGCACGCTTCCGGACCCCTGCAAGGCCGTCCAGACCCCGACGATCGACACGCTCGTCCCGGAGGCCAAGGACAAGAACGGTACGGCGAGCAAGTCGAACGACCTGGCGAGCCGTGCCAGCTGCTCCTGGAACGGTCTGGACGAGGACGGTCTGAAGGGCTCGCAGTACCGCTGGCTCGCGATCTACTTCTCCCGCCACGACTCGCAGGCCTCCCTCGGCAGCGCCAACAAGCGCGCCGAGGAGCAGTACACCAAGCAGATAGAGGCGGCGAAGGCGACCGAGGGCGCGCAGAACCTGAAGGCGGAGGAGGCGGGCGGGATCGGCGACCAGGCCACGTCGGTCGTGTACAGCGTGAAGAAGGACGTCGACTCCTTCAACACGACGATCGTGGCCCGCACCCAGAACGTGGTCGTCACGCTCGACTACAACGGTGCCGCGTACGAGGGTGCCGGCGCACCGGACCAGGCGAAGCTGCTCCAGGACGCCATCGCGGCGGCGAAGGAGGCCGTGGCCTCGGTCGACGCCGCCAACAAGCAGGCGGAGCAGCCGCAGTCCCCGCAGCCCCAGCAGTAG
- a CDS encoding SDR family NAD(P)-dependent oxidoreductase, whose protein sequence is MSTATKTAVVTGASSGIGAATARQLAAAGYHVVLTARRKDRIEALAAELTAASHEATAHALDVTDRPAVDAFAASLGRCDVLVNNAGGAIGAEPVATGDPADWRTMYEVNVIGTLNVTQALLPALTGSGDGTVVVLSSTAGHSTYEGGAGYVAAKNGARVLAETLRLEIVGQPVRVIEIAPGMVKTEEFATTRFRGDADKAAKVYAGVAEPLSADDVADTITWAVTRPSHVNIDLLVVRPRAQASNTKVHREL, encoded by the coding sequence ATGAGCACGGCCACCAAAACCGCCGTCGTCACCGGAGCGAGCAGCGGCATCGGCGCCGCCACCGCCCGGCAGCTCGCCGCGGCCGGTTACCACGTCGTCCTCACCGCCCGCCGCAAGGACCGCATCGAGGCGCTCGCCGCCGAGCTCACCGCGGCCAGCCACGAGGCCACCGCCCACGCCCTCGACGTCACCGACCGCCCCGCGGTCGACGCCTTCGCGGCCTCCCTCGGCCGCTGCGACGTACTGGTGAACAACGCGGGCGGCGCCATCGGGGCCGAGCCCGTCGCCACCGGCGACCCCGCCGACTGGCGCACGATGTACGAGGTCAACGTCATCGGCACCCTCAACGTCACCCAGGCCCTGCTCCCGGCGCTCACCGGCTCCGGCGACGGCACGGTGGTCGTCCTGTCCTCCACCGCCGGCCACTCCACCTACGAGGGCGGCGCCGGCTACGTCGCCGCCAAGAACGGCGCCCGCGTCCTCGCCGAGACCCTCCGCCTGGAGATCGTCGGCCAGCCCGTGCGCGTCATCGAGATCGCCCCCGGCATGGTCAAGACCGAGGAGTTCGCGACCACCCGCTTCCGCGGCGACGCCGACAAGGCGGCCAAGGTGTACGCGGGCGTCGCGGAGCCCCTGTCCGCCGACGACGTGGCCGACACCATCACCTGGGCGGTGACCCGCCCCAGCCACGTCAACATCGACCTCCTGGTGGTCCGCCCCCGCGCCCAGGCCTCGAACACGAAGGTCCACCGCGAGCTCTAG
- a CDS encoding glycosyltransferase, with protein sequence MKSTVCLNMIVKDEAPVIRRCLESVRPLIDSWVILDTGSTDGTQDVIREVLGDLPGALHESPFNGFDASRSEAIDLAMARGDADYLLFIDADDLMEVEPGFRMQSLTHDAYRVALHDGPIIHWRPALVSTRLPWRYVGILHEYIECGKPYSLGTLTGANILSVGGGARLREDGQRKKYLRDAELLQQGLGKEPDNTRYVFYLAQSWRDAGEPEKSLEAYDRRAAMGGFAEEVFCAQLYAARLAVNLGRPQAEVMDRFLRAHECRPSRAEALGDLARLCRVNGRRWPLAYMFARQAVAIPYPQDILFVEFDWYDWRALDELAVAAYWVGEYEESARCAERLLAGGKLPAGEHERVTRNLEFARGKLAEPGKLGELGSKDLVDA encoded by the coding sequence GTGAAATCAACCGTCTGCCTGAACATGATCGTCAAGGACGAGGCCCCGGTCATCCGGCGCTGCCTCGAATCCGTACGTCCTCTGATCGACAGCTGGGTCATCCTGGACACGGGCTCGACGGACGGCACGCAGGACGTCATCCGCGAGGTACTCGGGGACCTGCCCGGCGCCTTGCACGAAAGCCCTTTCAACGGGTTCGACGCGAGCCGCAGTGAGGCGATCGACCTCGCGATGGCGCGCGGCGACGCGGACTACCTGCTGTTCATCGACGCCGACGACCTGATGGAGGTGGAGCCGGGTTTCCGCATGCAGTCGCTGACCCACGACGCCTACCGCGTCGCCCTGCATGACGGGCCCATCATCCACTGGCGTCCGGCGCTGGTCTCCACGCGGCTGCCCTGGCGGTACGTCGGAATCCTGCACGAGTACATCGAGTGCGGAAAGCCGTACAGCCTGGGGACGCTCACCGGCGCCAACATCCTCTCGGTGGGGGGCGGGGCGCGCCTGCGGGAGGACGGCCAGCGGAAGAAGTACCTGCGCGATGCCGAGCTCCTCCAGCAGGGGCTGGGCAAGGAGCCCGACAACACCCGTTACGTCTTCTACCTCGCCCAGAGCTGGCGGGACGCGGGCGAGCCGGAGAAGTCGCTCGAGGCCTATGACCGGCGGGCGGCGATGGGCGGCTTCGCGGAGGAGGTCTTCTGCGCGCAGCTGTACGCCGCACGGCTCGCGGTGAACCTCGGCCGGCCGCAGGCCGAGGTGATGGACCGGTTCCTGCGCGCGCACGAATGCCGTCCCTCGCGGGCGGAGGCCTTGGGCGACCTCGCCCGTCTGTGCCGGGTGAACGGCCGGCGCTGGCCGCTCGCGTACATGTTCGCGCGGCAGGCGGTGGCGATCCCGTATCCGCAGGACATCCTGTTCGTGGAGTTCGACTGGTACGACTGGCGCGCACTCGACGAACTCGCGGTGGCCGCCTACTGGGTCGGAGAGTACGAGGAGTCGGCGCGCTGCGCGGAGCGCCTCCTCGCGGGCGGCAAGCTGCCGGCCGGCGAGCACGAGCGCGTGACCCGCAATCTCGAGTTCGCGCGCGGCAAGCTCGCCGAGCCGGGCAAGCTCGGCGAGCTCGGCTCGAAGGATCTCGTGGACGCCTGA
- a CDS encoding Uma2 family endonuclease → MAVIQHETTIAEAADRLSRELPGHRVEILQGRLTVTPPADGAHAESLTWLIEELLTAGARRAGLKYLQGIGLWLPSGPADFAVPDLSLVDADYRDAHVEKNCYAPHVFRMVVEITSSNWADDLGSKVDCYAQAGVPVYLISDRRHDEAILYTDPRGSEYRSRKAFKRGTSIFLPESLGITLELPVDRLLDGDED, encoded by the coding sequence ATGGCCGTGATACAGCACGAGACCACGATCGCGGAGGCCGCCGATCGACTCTCCAGGGAGCTTCCCGGGCACCGAGTGGAGATTCTCCAGGGGAGGCTCACCGTGACACCACCTGCCGACGGAGCACATGCCGAGTCGTTGACCTGGCTCATCGAGGAACTGCTCACCGCGGGCGCACGCCGAGCCGGGCTGAAATACCTGCAGGGCATCGGACTGTGGCTGCCCTCGGGGCCGGCCGACTTCGCAGTCCCGGACCTCTCGCTCGTCGATGCCGACTACCGGGACGCCCACGTGGAGAAGAACTGCTACGCCCCGCACGTCTTCCGCATGGTCGTGGAGATCACCTCGTCCAACTGGGCCGACGACCTCGGCTCCAAGGTCGACTGCTACGCACAGGCAGGTGTCCCGGTCTACCTGATCTCCGACCGCCGCCACGACGAGGCGATCCTGTACACCGATCCCCGCGGAAGCGAGTACCGGTCCCGGAAGGCCTTCAAGCGCGGCACGTCCATCTTCCTCCCCGAGTCCCTCGGTATCACCCTTGAGCTGCCCGTGGACCGGCTCCTCGACGGCGACGAGGATTGA
- a CDS encoding glycosyltransferase family 39 protein has product MLGTLALAVSGINSPQLGTDELVTWSVGERSTGRILALVHNVDAVHAAYYLLMHEWMAVFGDSHTALRMPSALAMSGAAAFVALIGGRLFGRRAGLCGGMLFALIPVVSRFGQEARSYALVVLAATLATYLLLRALDRPGSPWRWAGYALCLAAVGLLHLVALTVLLGHLALVVLRFVRRERSGLWGFCLAVPAGAACVVPLVLLGRSQASRQLFWLPAPGVGGLVGIWPQVFASALCAGVVITLAALAWKEGRDGLVLCLAVALLPPLVMWAASHGDVSYFRFQYVMFTVPAWAVLAGAGLAAVTRPSWRPVAVGLAVLAVLVLPDQRTMRGTFQHDVPHGADYAGAARTIEKYYRPGDAVVYVRGAPWMLDQGVRYYLRRDLKLPEVFLAESAVEKNELYPAHCAQPAKCLKGEGRIWVVVPGTGPDALDAVPVHQARALSAKYTTYGTERVSGLTVALLQRKPQRTP; this is encoded by the coding sequence ATGCTGGGCACCCTGGCACTCGCGGTGTCCGGGATCAACAGCCCGCAATTGGGCACCGACGAGCTGGTCACCTGGAGCGTGGGCGAACGCAGCACGGGTCGGATCCTGGCACTGGTGCACAACGTCGACGCGGTGCACGCCGCCTACTACCTCCTGATGCACGAGTGGATGGCCGTATTCGGCGATTCGCACACGGCCCTGCGCATGCCCTCGGCACTCGCCATGAGCGGCGCGGCGGCCTTCGTGGCGCTGATCGGGGGCCGGCTCTTCGGCCGGCGTGCCGGACTGTGCGGCGGGATGCTCTTCGCCCTGATCCCCGTCGTGAGCCGGTTCGGTCAGGAGGCCCGCAGCTACGCCCTGGTGGTCCTGGCCGCGACCTTGGCGACGTACTTGCTGCTCCGGGCGCTGGACAGGCCCGGGAGCCCGTGGCGCTGGGCGGGGTACGCCCTGTGCCTCGCGGCGGTGGGGCTGCTGCACCTGGTCGCGCTCACCGTTCTCCTGGGGCACCTGGCCCTGGTGGTCCTCCGCTTCGTCCGCCGTGAGCGCAGCGGCCTGTGGGGCTTCTGCCTGGCGGTTCCGGCCGGTGCGGCCTGTGTGGTGCCGTTGGTCCTGCTGGGCAGATCGCAGGCGTCCCGCCAGCTGTTCTGGCTTCCGGCGCCGGGGGTGGGGGGTCTCGTCGGCATCTGGCCGCAGGTGTTCGCCTCGGCCCTGTGCGCCGGAGTGGTGATCACGCTGGCCGCACTGGCGTGGAAGGAGGGCCGCGACGGCCTCGTGCTGTGCCTCGCGGTGGCTCTGCTGCCGCCACTGGTGATGTGGGCGGCGTCCCACGGGGATGTCTCGTACTTCCGCTTCCAGTACGTCATGTTCACCGTGCCGGCGTGGGCGGTGCTGGCGGGGGCCGGACTGGCCGCAGTGACCCGGCCGTCCTGGCGGCCGGTGGCCGTGGGGCTGGCAGTGCTCGCGGTGCTGGTGCTTCCCGACCAGCGCACGATGCGGGGCACCTTCCAGCACGATGTCCCGCACGGTGCGGATTACGCGGGAGCCGCACGGACCATCGAGAAGTACTACCGGCCCGGGGACGCGGTGGTCTATGTCAGGGGTGCGCCGTGGATGCTCGACCAGGGCGTCCGCTACTACCTCCGGCGTGACCTGAAGCTGCCGGAGGTCTTCCTCGCCGAGTCGGCGGTCGAGAAGAACGAGCTGTATCCGGCCCATTGCGCGCAGCCGGCCAAGTGCCTGAAGGGCGAGGGCCGGATCTGGGTGGTGGTTCCGGGTACGGGTCCGGATGCCCTGGATGCGGTGCCCGTGCACCAGGCCCGGGCCTTGAGTGCGAAGTACACGACCTACGGGACGGAACGGGTCAGCGGTCTGACCGTCGCGCTGCTGCAGCGCAAACCGCAGCGCACACCGTAA
- a CDS encoding DUF3558 domain-containing protein, whose protein sequence is MQRKAVRRALPGIAMLTVLVAGAAGLTGCTGGSRTGGTSDSKAGGNQAAPAQPGKYRILPAPCKAGADSKRLKVMLPVAESLTPEQRDQLYAGTADASYDGDRRVGCRWTAQTPEETRLLSVGFERVVSYDRAVASDDDKARQVYVRQLTAAKLPFPGPTASPTPPAQTAPTTPPPTAPAAPATTPGAPPASGSPSPSGSPSAPVELGSRVIDGLGNEAFIEDRLSPAGATAAQSRTVRIVFRTSNVIVTLEYSVQPALPGTVPSSAETQDRARQLAQALVERLNE, encoded by the coding sequence GTGCAGCGCAAGGCGGTACGGCGAGCCCTCCCGGGCATCGCGATGCTCACCGTGCTCGTGGCCGGCGCGGCCGGTCTGACCGGGTGCACCGGCGGAAGCAGGACCGGCGGCACCAGCGACTCGAAGGCCGGCGGCAACCAGGCCGCGCCCGCACAACCCGGGAAGTACCGCATCCTGCCCGCCCCCTGCAAGGCCGGCGCCGACAGCAAGCGCCTCAAGGTCATGCTTCCGGTCGCGGAATCGCTCACCCCCGAGCAGCGCGACCAGCTCTACGCGGGCACCGCGGACGCCTCGTACGACGGCGACCGCCGCGTCGGCTGCCGCTGGACCGCGCAGACGCCCGAGGAGACCCGGCTGCTGTCGGTCGGCTTCGAGCGCGTGGTCTCGTACGACCGGGCCGTGGCCAGCGACGACGACAAGGCGCGCCAGGTGTACGTGCGCCAGCTCACCGCCGCCAAGCTGCCCTTCCCCGGCCCGACCGCGAGCCCGACCCCGCCGGCCCAGACGGCCCCGACCACGCCGCCGCCCACGGCCCCGGCCGCGCCCGCGACCACGCCCGGCGCGCCGCCCGCCTCCGGATCGCCCTCGCCCTCCGGCAGCCCGTCCGCCCCGGTCGAGCTCGGCTCCCGCGTCATCGACGGCCTCGGGAACGAGGCCTTCATCGAGGACAGGCTGAGCCCCGCCGGAGCCACCGCGGCGCAGTCGCGGACCGTGCGGATTGTGTTCCGTACCTCGAATGTCATCGTGACGCTGGAGTACAGCGTGCAGCCCGCACTGCCCGGCACGGTCCCCTCCAGCGCCGAAACCCAGGACAGGGCAAGGCAGTTGGCGCAGGCTCTGGTCGAGCGTCTCAACGAGTGA
- a CDS encoding DUF2637 domain-containing protein, which translates to MQLTRTHRILIGVVVAGAVVIAGIGFAGSYSAVRALALQKGFGSFSLVFPIGIDAGICVLLALDLLLTWIRIPFPLLRQTAWLLTIATIAFNGAAAWPDPLGVGMHAVIPILFVVTVEAARHAVGRIADITADRHMEGVRLTRWLLSPVPTFKLWRRMKLWELRSYEQAVGMEQDRLIYQARLQARYGRSWRRKAPVEALMPLKLARIGVPLSQTAPEGLAAAGIDPALLPPAAPAPAPAPALEAAAAPAGGLQQQLAAQAPVPAVAAAHAPPPFAVDPTAMPAAHNSAWFAAPLAPQAAYEGGYNPQYVEGLEPTPVMRPTGPEEPQPQPQPQQEQEQLPIPAPRQEDAPEAVETPDEAEFAEVAYKVFRALVDEQNDFPTAEALDIHLSDGYGVTHPRSGSLLRRMIPAFKQRYQKDLENEHIA; encoded by the coding sequence ATGCAGCTGACTCGTACGCACCGGATACTCATCGGCGTCGTGGTCGCCGGAGCCGTCGTCATCGCGGGCATCGGCTTCGCGGGCTCGTACTCCGCGGTGCGGGCACTCGCCCTGCAGAAAGGCTTCGGCAGCTTCTCGCTGGTGTTCCCGATCGGCATCGACGCGGGCATCTGCGTCCTGCTCGCGCTGGACCTGCTGCTGACCTGGATCCGGATCCCCTTCCCGCTGCTGCGCCAGACGGCGTGGCTGCTGACGATCGCGACGATCGCGTTCAACGGCGCCGCGGCCTGGCCGGACCCGCTGGGTGTCGGCATGCACGCCGTGATCCCGATCCTGTTCGTGGTGACGGTCGAGGCCGCCCGGCACGCGGTGGGCCGGATCGCGGACATCACCGCGGACCGGCACATGGAGGGCGTGCGCCTCACCCGGTGGCTGCTGTCCCCGGTGCCGACCTTCAAGCTGTGGCGCCGGATGAAGCTGTGGGAGCTGCGCTCCTACGAGCAGGCGGTCGGCATGGAGCAGGACCGGCTGATCTACCAGGCGCGGCTGCAGGCGCGGTACGGGCGTTCCTGGCGGCGCAAGGCTCCGGTGGAGGCCCTGATGCCGCTGAAGCTGGCCCGGATCGGCGTGCCCCTGTCCCAGACGGCCCCGGAGGGGCTGGCGGCGGCGGGCATCGACCCGGCGCTGCTGCCCCCGGCGGCTCCCGCCCCCGCTCCGGCCCCCGCCCTGGAGGCGGCGGCCGCCCCGGCCGGCGGCCTCCAGCAGCAGCTCGCGGCGCAGGCCCCGGTCCCGGCCGTGGCCGCCGCCCACGCCCCGCCGCCGTTCGCCGTGGACCCGACGGCCATGCCCGCGGCCCACAACAGCGCCTGGTTCGCCGCGCCGCTGGCCCCGCAGGCGGCGTACGAGGGCGGCTACAACCCCCAGTACGTCGAGGGCCTGGAGCCGACCCCGGTCATGCGCCCGACGGGCCCGGAGGAGCCGCAGCCCCAGCCCCAGCCCCAACAGGAGCAGGAGCAGCTGCCGATACCGGCCCCTCGCCAAGAGGACGCTCCGGAAGCCGTGGAGACCCCGGACGAGGCCGAGTTCGCGGAGGTCGCGTACAAGGTGTTCCGTGCGCTGGTGGACGAGCAGAACGACTTCCCGACGGCCGAGGCGCTCGACATACACCTCTCGGACGGCTACGGCGTGACCCACCCGCGCAGCGGTTCGCTGCTGCGCCGCATGATCCCGGCGTTCAAGCAGCGCTACCAGAAGGACCTGGAGAACGAGCACATCGCCTGA
- a CDS encoding RtcB family protein, with the protein MSYVEVPGAKVPIRMWTDPASVEDGAMQQLRNVATLPWIKGLAVMPDVHYGKGATVGSVIAMKDAVCPAAVGVDIGCGMSAVKTSLTANDLPGDLSKLRSKIEQAIPVGMGLHKEAVDPSRLYGFSVDGYDDLWKRFDYLTDAVKFRQERATKQIGTLGSGNHFIEFCLDETGSVWLMLHSGSRNIGNELAAHHIGVARSLDHNQNLVDRDLAVFLSATPEMEAYRNDLFWAQEYAKYNRAAMMSLFKEVIRKEFRKAKVSFEHEISCHHNYVAEERYDGMDLLVTRKGAIRAGSGDYGIIPGSMGTGSYIVKGLGNEKSFNSASHGAGRKMSRTAAKKKFSARDLAEQTKGVECRKDSGVVDEIPGAYKSIEQVIDQQTDLVQVVAKLKQVICVKG; encoded by the coding sequence ATGTCGTATGTAGAGGTGCCCGGGGCGAAGGTCCCGATCCGGATGTGGACCGACCCGGCGTCGGTCGAGGACGGCGCGATGCAGCAGCTGCGCAACGTCGCCACCCTTCCGTGGATCAAGGGCCTGGCCGTCATGCCGGACGTCCACTACGGCAAGGGCGCCACGGTCGGCTCGGTGATCGCCATGAAGGACGCGGTCTGCCCGGCGGCGGTGGGCGTGGACATCGGCTGCGGCATGTCGGCGGTGAAGACCTCCCTGACGGCGAACGACCTGCCGGGGGACCTGTCGAAGCTGCGGTCGAAGATCGAGCAGGCGATTCCGGTGGGCATGGGGCTGCACAAGGAGGCCGTGGACCCGTCGCGTCTGTACGGCTTCTCGGTGGACGGGTACGACGACCTCTGGAAGCGCTTCGACTACCTCACCGACGCGGTCAAATTCCGTCAGGAACGCGCCACGAAGCAGATCGGAACGCTCGGAAGCGGCAATCACTTCATCGAATTCTGTCTCGATGAGACAGGTTCGGTCTGGCTGATGCTGCACTCCGGGTCCCGGAACATCGGCAACGAGCTCGCCGCCCACCACATCGGCGTGGCCCGCAGCCTGGACCACAACCAGAACCTTGTCGACCGGGACCTGGCGGTGTTCCTGTCCGCGACCCCGGAGATGGAGGCGTACCGCAACGACCTCTTCTGGGCGCAGGAGTACGCCAAGTACAACCGCGCGGCCATGATGAGCCTGTTCAAGGAGGTCATCCGCAAGGAGTTCCGGAAGGCGAAGGTCTCCTTCGAACACGAGATCAGCTGCCACCACAACTACGTGGCGGAGGAGCGGTACGACGGCATGGACCTGCTGGTCACCCGCAAGGGCGCGATCCGCGCCGGCAGCGGTGACTACGGGATCATCCCGGGCTCCATGGGTACGGGCTCGTACATCGTGAAGGGCCTCGGCAACGAGAAGTCCTTCAACTCGGCCTCGCACGGCGCGGGCCGGAAGATGAGCCGGACGGCGGCGAAGAAGAAGTTCTCGGCGCGGGACCTGGCGGAGCAGACCAAGGGCGTGGAGTGCCGCAAGGACTCCGGCGTCGTGGACGAGATCCCGGGCGCGTACAAGTCGATCGAGCAGGTCATCGACCAGCAGACCGACCTCGTGCAGGTCGTGGCCAAGCTCAAGCAGGTCATCTGCGTGAAGGGCTGA